From one Eptesicus fuscus isolate TK198812 chromosome 21, DD_ASM_mEF_20220401, whole genome shotgun sequence genomic stretch:
- the DYNLRB2 gene encoding dynein light chain roadblock-type 2, with product MAEVEETLKRIQSHKGVIGTMVVNAEGIPIRTTLDNSTTVQYAGLLHQLTMKARSTVRDIDPQNDLTFLRIRSKKHEIMVAPDKEYLLIVIQNPCE from the exons ATG GCAGAGGTGGAGGAAACCCTAAAGAGGATACAGAGCCATAAAGGGGTGATTGGAACGATGGTTGTAAATGCAGAAG GTATTCCGATTCGAACAACCTTGGACAACTCGACAACAGTTCAGTATGCAGGCCTTCTCCATCAGCTGACCATGAAAGCCAGGAGCACCGTTCGTGACATTGATCCTCAGAACGACCTCACCTTTCTGAGGATCAGATCAAAGAAACATGAAATCATGGTGGCGCCAG ATAAGGAATATCTTCTGATTGTCATTCAGAACCCATGTGAATAG